From a region of the Babesia bovis T2Bo chromosome 1, whole genome shotgun sequence genome:
- a CDS encoding ATP11 (ATP synthase) family protein codes for MASNRASTGMKRLLGYNLVINRKFSFMYPVPRNLKDVAKVPLLLQCDAGKICDLWRKQFKHRNDVVTNVISGSIYRQLRHNINRSKMFIFPISVGAGSYNMFLQFSDGKSGLFTSVDAYKKLGIHRSPPYFILTLFDELLEQKDIVLVRGDIVNPKDVSKQNAERLMNLTIQFYTDINLYRWVDTFNNRPRDFQYDEFVRSCGYLLSGNDLSLNPIEPRADI; via the coding sequence ATGGCCTCCAACCGAGCCTCAACCGGAATGAAACGTTTATTAGGGTACAATTTGGTTATAAATCGCAAATTCAGTTTTATGTACCCAGTACCCCGTAATCTAAAGGATGTTGCCAAGGTGCCATTACTATTACAATGCGACGCTGGCAAGATATGTGATTTATGGCGCAAGCAATTTAAACATCGGAATGATGTAGTTACTAACGTCATATCCGGGTCTATATATCGCCAATTGCGCCATAACATTAATCGCAGTaaaatgtttatatttCCTATATCAGTCGGTGCCGGGAGCTACAACATGTTTTTACAGTTCAGTGATGGTAAGAGTGGCTTGTTCACATCTGTTGATGCGTACAAGAAGCTTGGCATTCATAGGTCACCGCCTTACTTCATCCTCACTCTATTCGACGAGTTATTGGAACAGAAGGACATTGTCTTGGTACGGGGCGATATAGTTAACCCTAAGGACGTCTCCAAGCAGAATGCGGAACGCCTAATGAATCTGACTATACAATTTTACACTGATATAAATCTTTACCGATGGGTCGATACCTTCAATAATAGGCCTCGTGACTTCCAGTACGACGAGTTCGTAAGATCCTGCGGCTATCTCTTGAGTGGCAATGATCTTTCCCTGAATCCAATAGAACCAAGAGCTGATATTTGA
- a CDS encoding putative integral membrane protein codes for MFLLSVAVRCARIFVPLLLLSVVGVYSYSITKVVVPLDSGIYLLKHSDLKNSVNTTSGVDLSDSSIYIPKRLLLSTEQNTGEHSYLNIPLHNTILVRKIESLDSFPVLSLDYGSRFVGISLHHMGSSKVLGNLINTGDVPQLCDRIYSLLKENVITITRFLILVGLPLSRGKPTDGHHLFQNLFNLDFATRLSRYITQRHIEYYGNWESLISSGNLLHTLNTKCFMCSNGLRPCLYNNNCEESFEIQPSDYGSANVIGVTEHSSTYQTELFNGTSSRRDALASILIYRNLVDSLRSPHTDNLPFLVLPSNNNIFRNHTKGDCLMLYKHLWSKLSKSKNGSY; via the coding sequence ATGTTTCTACTGAGCGTCGCGGTCAGATGCGCTAGGATATTTGTACCGCTACTGCTTCTCTCCGTTGTCGGTGTATATAGCTATTCTATTACTAAAGTGGTCGTACCTCTTGACTctggtatatatctacTAAAACACTCTGACCTCAAGAACTCTGTAAATACCACTTCTGGTGTGGACCTCTCTGACtctagtatatatatcccCAAAAGGCTGCTGTTGTCTACTGAGCAAAATACTGGTGAACACAGTTACTTGAACATTCCGTTGCACAACACTATCCTGGTGCGTAAGATTGAATCTCTCGATTCATTTCCTGTACTTAGTCTCGACTACGGATCACGCTTCGTGGGAATATCTCTTCATCATATGGGTAGTTCGAAGGTGCTTGGTAATCTGATAAATACTGGCGATGTACCTCAATTATGTGATAGGATATATTCGTTACTTAAGGAAAACGTGATAACCATAACTCGCTTTTTAATCTTGGTTGGTCTACCACTATCTCGTGGCAAGCCAACTGACGGCCATCATCTATTCCAAAATCTATTTAACCTCGATTTTGCAACTCGCCTTTCTAGGTATATAACCCAGCGACATATAGAGTACTATGGTAATTGGGAAAGCTTAATATCATCAGGAAATCTACTTCATACGTTAAACACCAAGTGCTTTATGTGTTCCAATGGTCTGAGACCATGCTTATACAATAACAATTGCGAAGAGAGCTTTGAGATTCAACCTTCTGACTACGGATCGGCTAACGTCATTGGTGTTACCGAGCACAGTTCCACGTATCAGACGGAGCTTTTCAACGGCACTTCCAGTCGTCGTGACGCACTTGCTAGCATTCTCATATACCGGAATTTAGTTGATTCCCTCAGGTCACCTCATACGGACAATCTACCATTCCTTGTTCTCCCCAGtaacaacaacatattTAGGAATCACACAAAGGGTGATTGCTTGATGCTATACAAACATCTGTGGTCAAAGTTATCCAAAAGCAAAAATGGCTCCTATTAG